Within the Acidobacteriota bacterium genome, the region CAAATCTGACCGGCTCTAATCGCGTCGGGATCTGCACACACGCTACGGAGGCTCCCGACACCGGGAGGTCGCCGCTGGCTTGCCACCTCCCGGGGTGCAATTGGCGCAGCGTCCGCCGAGCGGTATAATGGTTTACGTACCGCCGCTGAATCGAAGGCAACAGGAGGCCATATGCACCCCACCGTCTCCGGCCGGGACTTGGAAACTTGGGCCGGATACATGCTGAACCATTCACTGGGCGGCATCGCACCTGACGATGTCGTCATGATCAAGGGCGAACCCGTGACGTGGCCGCTCATAGCTGCCCTCCAGGACAAGGTCATTGCCGCCGGCGCCGTCGCCGACATCTACCTGGTAGCGCCGGACAACGACCGCGGCCGGGTATGGGGCGCCGCCATGGCCCGCCTTGGCACACCCGAGCAGATCGCCCGGGTGCCGGCCTGGCACCGGCAGCGCTATGAGGCCATGACCAAGTATATCGAAATCCTCGGCGCCGAGCGGCCCGAGCTTTATGCCCACCTGTCGGCGGAGGCGGCTTCGGCCATCGTCAAAGCCGACGAGCCATTCAAGAACATCCGGCTGGCCAAGCAATGGCTGCTGACCCTGTTTCCAACACAGGGCTTCGCCGAGCTGGAGGGGCTGACACTGGAGGAATACACCCGGGTGATCGTCCGCGCCTCCACCACCGATCCGCAGATGCTCGAAGCCGTAGAGGATGAGATCCACCGGATCATGTCCCGCACCCGCCGGATGCGCATCGTCACTGCCTGCCCCAAGACCGGCCGGTCGCTGGAACTGGACCTGTCAATCGCCGGCCAGCGCATCGTCAAGTGCGTGGGCAAGCGCAACTTCCCCGACGGCGAGGTTTTCACCAGCCCCGCCGCCAACTCGGTGGAAGGGGAGATTTATCTGGACCTGCCGGTCCTTTACTCCGGAGCCACTATCCGCGGGATTTACCTCCGGCTCGAGGGAGGCATCATCTGCGAGTATTCGGCGGACGAGGGACTCGACGTCCTGCGCGGCATCATCGAAACCGATGACGGCTCCCGCCGCCTCGGCGAGGTGGCCCTGGGCATGAACAACGGCCTGGAGCGAGCCCTCAAGCATCCGCTGTTCGTGGAGAAGGTGGGCGGCACCCTGCACATCGCCATCGGCAACAGCTACAAGGAGAGCTACGTGGACGACCCCGACTCGCCGGAGGGGAAGGCCCGGCTGGAGGAGCTGCGCCGGCAGGGCGCGTACAACACCTCCGCTCAGCACGTGGATATCGTGGCCGATTTCCGCCCCGGC harbors:
- a CDS encoding aminopeptidase; this translates as MHPTVSGRDLETWAGYMLNHSLGGIAPDDVVMIKGEPVTWPLIAALQDKVIAAGAVADIYLVAPDNDRGRVWGAAMARLGTPEQIARVPAWHRQRYEAMTKYIEILGAERPELYAHLSAEAASAIVKADEPFKNIRLAKQWLLTLFPTQGFAELEGLTLEEYTRVIVRASTTDPQMLEAVEDEIHRIMSRTRRMRIVTACPKTGRSLELDLSIAGQRIVKCVGKRNFPDGEVFTSPAANSVEGEIYLDLPVLYSGATIRGIYLRLEGGIICEYSADEGLDVLRGIIETDDGSRRLGEVALGMNNGLERALKHPLFVEKVGGTLHIAIGNSYKESYVDDPDSPEGKARLEELRRQGAYNTSAQHVDIVADFRPGGAGRVVWLDDVQLALRDNIWVVPR